One window of the Trifolium pratense cultivar HEN17-A07 linkage group LG2, ARS_RC_1.1, whole genome shotgun sequence genome contains the following:
- the LOC123905250 gene encoding uncharacterized protein LOC123905250, whose translation MPSTRSRGERLVQLVSEPERLLRRRNLENQLEIPLPYIVNEPDMAEGPQNRPLKSYAIPSQAEPHNSIAAPAIEANNFELKPSLLSAVQQNQFSGNPTDDPNLHLSIFLQYADTVKANGVSPEAIRLRLFPFSLRDKARAWLQSLPSNSVATWNELKKVFLARYFPPSKTAMLRAQINGFRQRDNESLFEAWERYKEMIRICPHHGLENWLIIHTFYNGLLYNTRMTIDAAAGGALMDKPYNQAYQLIESMAQNHYQWGNERTTVEKPQTKGGMYEISNMDHINAKLDALTQKIESLTTAPKATVAATTQNCQLCGAQGHAIAECRLLTEAPTDQVNYTQGNSYNQNQRNHPYLSYNSNNALYAPGQAPTPSPPGFQKPAQNAPMKSNLELMMENFIALQTQTNKEFLNQNIHTNEQIKQLTSRLELLTTHNKMLETQIAQVAQQQASTSAPAGIFPGQPQPNPRGHVNAVILQSGTQYDGPADPRTKNPAMQPNSDKTTEKESEPKEKEDSGEETQEKEKPYVPPPPYKPPIPYPQRLVQSKNVGQFKKFVELLQKLNITIPFTEAITQMPSYAKFLKDILTNKKKIEEEETVMLTAECSSILQNNMPPKLKDPGSFSIPCVIGKHVIDRALCDLGASISLMPMPIYEKLKLGELRPTKMSIQFADRSVKYPLGILENVPVRIGQFFIPTDFIVMDIREDSNTPIILGRPFLATAGAIIDVKKGKLTFEVGEEKVEFILTQFMNASAIEDSCYMLDVVKECGKEMEKDKTKNSEILKTLIPPTHKNGNDDLAKSLKKSSCYRLDIAETNVDNTPFKRVPPDILKAHPESNIAQNKIPPGVSKKKKEKKKRRPMKWSDIFKWRPKNIEHNLKDVSLEEEPC comes from the coding sequence ATGCCAAGCACTCGCTCTAGAGGCGAAAGATTGGTGCAACTAGTTAGCGAACCCGAACGTCTTTTAAGACGtagaaatttagaaaatcaaTTAGAGATTCCTCTTCCTTATATAGTTAACGAACCAGATATGGCTGAAGGACCGCAAAACCGTCCACTTAAGTCATACGCTATTCCTTCGCAAGCTGAACCTCACAATAGCATCGCTGCCCCCGCTATTGAGGCAAATAACTTTGAGCTTAAACCTTCGTTGTTGTCGGCCGtacaacaaaaccaattctccGGAAACCCCACGGACGACCCCAATTTACATTTGTCCATATTCTTGCAATACGCGGATACCGTGAAGGCAAATGGTGTCAGTCCCGAAGCTATAAGACTTCGCTTATTCCCATTCTCATTAAGAGATAAAGCTAGAGCCTGGCTCCAGTCCCTACCATCCAACTCAGTCGCAACATGGAACGAGTTGAAGAAAGTCTTTTTAGCGAGATATTTCCCGCCTAGCAAAACTGCTATGCTAAGAGCCCAAATCAATGGATTTAGACAAAGAGACAACGAATCTCTTTTCGAAGCATGGGAAAGATACAAAGAAATGATTAGGATATGTCCTCATCATGGGCTCGAAAATTGGCTAATTATCCACACCTTTTACAATGGTCTCTTGTATAATACAAGAATGACAATAGACGCCGCAGCTGGTGGCGCACTTATGGATAAACCATACAACCAAGCCTATCAGCTTATCGAGAGCATGGCTCAGAACCATTATCAGTGGGGCAACGAGAGAACAACAGTAGAGAAACCTCAAACGAAAGGTGGAATGTACGAAATCAGCAACATGGACCACATCAACGCCAAGTTAGATGCCTTAACTCAAAAGATAGAGAGTCTAACCACCGCACCCAAAGCCACCGTGGCAGcaacaacacaaaattgtcaGTTGTGCGGAGCTCAAGGTCATGCTATCGCTGAATGTCGACTTCTAACCGAAGCTCCCACCGACCAAGTGAATTACACTCAAGGGAACTCTTACAACCAAAACCAGAGAAATCACCCGTACCTTTCGTACAATAGCAACAACGCTTTATATGCACCTGGCCAAGCACCTACTCCTTCGCCACCAGGATTCCAAAAACCTGCTCAAAATGCTCCTATGAAGTCAAACCTTGAATTGATGATGGAGAACTTCATAGCCCTACAAACTCAAACTAACAAGGAATTCCTAAATCAAAACATACACACTAATGAGCAAATTAAGCAATTAACAAGCAGGCTAGAACTCTTGACCACTCACAATAAGATGTTAGAAACACAAATCGCACAAGtggcacaacaacaagcatcAACCTCTGCTCCTGCAGGCATATTTCCTGGCCAGCCTCAGCCAAACCCTAGGGGACATGTGAATGCTGTTATATTACAAAGTGGGACACAATATGATGGACCGGCTGATCCTAGAACTAAAAATCCTGCCATGCAACCCAATTCTGATAAGACAACCGAGAAGGAGAGTGAACCAAAAGAAAAGGAGGATAGTGGAGAGGAAACCCAAGAGAAAGAGAAACCTTACGTTCCTCCCCCACCATATAAACCACCCATCCCGTATCCTCAAAGATTAGTACAATCCAAAAACGTAGGGCAGTTTAAGAAATTTGTAGAGCttctacaaaaactaaacatcacAATACCTTTTACGGAAGCTATCACACAAATGCCCTCGTACGCTAAGTTTCTTAAAGATATCTTaactaataagaaaaaaatcgaGGAAGAAGAAACCGTTATGCTTACTGCCGAGTGTAGCTCCATACTTCAAAATAATATGCCTCCTAAGCTAAAAGACCCAGGAAGTTTTTCCATACCATGTGTCATTGGAAAACATGTCATAGATAGAGCACTATGCGATTTAGGAGCCAGTATAAGCTTAATGCCTATGCCCATATATGAAAAACTTAAGTTAGGAGAATTGAGACCGACTAAAATGTCAATACAATTCGCTGACCGTTCTGTCAAATACCCCCTAGGTATACTAGAAAACGTGCCAGTACGTATAGGTCAATTCTTTATCCCAACTGATTTTATAGTCATGGACATTAGGGAAGATTCCAATACACCCATAattttaggaaggccattctTAGCAACTGCCGGTGCCATAATAGATGTGAAAAAAGGAAAGCTCACCTTTGAAGTAggtgaagaaaaagttgaatttatctTAACACAATTCATGAACGCATCGGCCATTGAAGATAGTTGCTATATGTTAGACGTCGTCAAAGAATGTGGAAAAGAGATGGAGAAAGATAAAACCAAAAATTCTGAAATTCTAAAAACTCTCATCCCTCCGACTCATAAAAATGGTAATGACGACCTAGCTAAAAGTTTAAAGAAAAGCTCTTGCTATAGACTCGACATAGCTGAAACAAATGTCGATAACACACCCTTTAAACGAGTACCTCCCGACATACTAAAAGCCCACCCAGAAAGTAATATCGCTCAAAATAAAATACCCCCGGGTGTctctaagaaaaagaaagaaaaaaagaagagaagaccTATGAAATGGTCTGACATTTTCAAATGGAGACCCAAGAATATTGAGCATAATTTAAAAGATGTGAGTCTAGAGGAGGAACCATGTTGA
- the LOC123906345 gene encoding ribonuclease III domain-containing protein RNC1, chloroplastic isoform X1, with translation MELSSSFSLSSKPCSSPHTNFSFSSSLSPFPIQILIKNSKSRNPSQTLRVLAVTIDSNSNSTKDFPQNNPQQLLKELAERKKFTNPKSNSPPRRYILKPPLDDKKLAQRFLNSPQLSLKSFPLLSSCLPSSRLSNADKLWIDEYLLEAKQALGYSLEPSEMLEDDNPAKQFDTLLYLAFQHPSCDRTKTKHVRNGHSRLFFLGHFVLELALAEFFLQRYPRESPGPMRERVFGLIGKENLPKWIKAASLQNLVFPYDNMDKIMRRDREGPVKSVFWALFGAIYLCFGLPEVYRVLFEVFGMDPDDEDCQPKLRRQLEDVDYVSAEFENKLNWQDIVAYKPPADALFTHPRLFRACVPPGMHRFRGNIWDYDSRPQVMRTLGYPLEMTDRIPEITEARNVELGLGLQLCFLHPSKYKFEHPRFCFERLEYVGQKIQDLVMAERLLMKHLDAPGLWLQEKHRRILMNKNCGRYLRAKQLHRFIIYNDKVQDAYERNRRRRNPATTAVNQAIHGLSYLVYGKRDVRRLMFEFFDFELIQPKEV, from the exons ATGGAACTTTCTTCCTCATTTTCACTCTCCTCAAAACCCTGTTCATCACCACACACTAACTTCTCTTTCTCATCTTCCCTTTCTCCTTTCCCTATCCAAATTCTTATCAAAAACTCCAAATCTCGAAACCCTTCACAAACCCTTCGCGTTCTCGCAGTTACAatagattcaaattcaaattcaactaAAGATTTCCCTCAAAACAATCCTCAACAACTTCTAAAAGAACTTGCAGAACGCAAAAAATTCACTAATCCAAAATCAAATTCTCCTCCAAGAAGATACATCTTAAAACCACCATTAGATGACAAAAAATTAGCACAAAGGTTTCTTAATAGTCCACAATTATCTCTTAAATCGTTTCCTTTGTTGAGTTCTTGTTTACCTTCGTCGCGTCTTAGTAATGCCGATAAATTATGGATTGATGAGTATTTACTCGAAGCGAAACAAGCGCTTGGATACTCACTTGAACCATCAGAGATGTTAGAGGATGATAATCCGGCGAAACAGTTTGATACTTTGTTGTATTTGGCTTTTCAGCATCCTTCGTGTGATAGAACGAAAACGAAGCATGTTAGGAATGGTcattctaggttgttttttttaGGGCATTTTGTGCTTGAATTGGCATTGGCTGAATTCTTTTTGCAGAGGTACCCGAGGGAATCGCCCGGTCCAATGAGGGAGAGGGTTTTTGGATTGATAGGGAAGGAGAATTTGCCTAAGTGGATTAAAGCTGCTAGTTTGCAGAATTTGGTATTTCCTTATGATAATATGGATAAGATTATGAGGAGGGATAGAGAAGGACCAGTCAA GTCGGTATTTTGGGCTTTGTTTGGGGCAATCTATCTTTGTTTTGGCCTTCCAGAAGTCTACCGTGTTCTTTTTGAAGTCTTTGGAATGGATCCAGATGATGAGGATTGCCAGCCCAAGTTGCGCAGACAACTTGAAGATGTGGATTATGTATCTGCCGAGTTTGAAAACAAGCTAAACTGGCAAGATATTGTTGCTTATAAG CCTCCTGCAGATGCTCTCTTTACTCATCCAAGGCTGTTTAGAGCTTGTGTTCCCCCTGGCATGCATCGGTTCAGAGGAAATATATGGGATTATGATAGCCGACCTCAAGTTATGAGAACACTTGGATATCCATTAGAAATGACAGACAGAATTCCAGAAATTACCGAAGCCAGGAACGTAGAGCTTGGACTTGGATTGCAG CTTTGTTTCCTGCATCCATCGAAGTATAAATTTGAGCATCCTCGATTTTGCTTTGAGAGATTAGAATACGTTGGTCAAAAGATACAG GATTTGGTGATGGCTGAAAGATTGTTGATGAAGCATTTGGATGCTCCTGGGTTGTGGCTACAAGAGAAACATCGTCGCATTCTTATGAACAAAAATTGTGGCAGATATTTGAGGGCCAAACAACTGCACCGCTTTATTATATACAATGATAAGGTTCAAGATGCCTATGAGCGCAACCGAAGACGGAGAAACCCAGCCACAACAGCTGTTAATCAAGCTATTCATGGGCTCTCATATCTTGTTTATGGGAAACGTGATGTGAGACGTCtgatgtttgaattttttgactTTGAGCTGATCCAGCCTAAAGAGGTCTAA
- the LOC123906345 gene encoding ribonuclease III domain-containing protein RNC1, chloroplastic isoform X2, with protein MHRFRGNIWDYDSRPQVMRTLGYPLEMTDRIPEITEARNVELGLGLQLCFLHPSKYKFEHPRFCFERLEYVGQKIQDLVMAERLLMKHLDAPGLWLQEKHRRILMNKNCGRYLRAKQLHRFIIYNDKVQDAYERNRRRRNPATTAVNQAIHGLSYLVYGKRDVRRLMFEFFDFELIQPKEV; from the exons ATGCATCGGTTCAGAGGAAATATATGGGATTATGATAGCCGACCTCAAGTTATGAGAACACTTGGATATCCATTAGAAATGACAGACAGAATTCCAGAAATTACCGAAGCCAGGAACGTAGAGCTTGGACTTGGATTGCAG CTTTGTTTCCTGCATCCATCGAAGTATAAATTTGAGCATCCTCGATTTTGCTTTGAGAGATTAGAATACGTTGGTCAAAAGATACAG GATTTGGTGATGGCTGAAAGATTGTTGATGAAGCATTTGGATGCTCCTGGGTTGTGGCTACAAGAGAAACATCGTCGCATTCTTATGAACAAAAATTGTGGCAGATATTTGAGGGCCAAACAACTGCACCGCTTTATTATATACAATGATAAGGTTCAAGATGCCTATGAGCGCAACCGAAGACGGAGAAACCCAGCCACAACAGCTGTTAATCAAGCTATTCATGGGCTCTCATATCTTGTTTATGGGAAACGTGATGTGAGACGTCtgatgtttgaattttttgactTTGAGCTGATCCAGCCTAAAGAGGTCTAA
- the LOC123906348 gene encoding molybdate-anion transporter isoform X2 — MGVVIDNSVWELNPSIFIFIFVCCFFSIFLYPHASNLNRTSTIFDHGLFSSFLRFQRNFLFVYSLASVVEGLWSVLGEFELASYGFGREKMIMSLCYGYTTALFAAPFLGMLSDLIGHKKVCLIFCILHFFVGVWKKITQQPSIFMTSICLSMANTIFSFSFEAWMVTQHEKQGHRLDSLNDTYWLMTFFESACFIASQMFANWLVGNNMEKNFAPSSAVMFLAIICFIFLTRGWTEAPTTTSFKEYSLSFYACIFGDKRIWLLTWAQTCLHFSIGIFWILWAPTVVADGREVQLGLIFTCFLGSRMLGSTVFPCLTSGPSSLRIEDCLVFAYIILALLLSIVAYDYQEIGVLVTLFSLFHACVGFILPSLARLRTMYVPNELRGGMMGLSLAPANAAILLSVVQGGYYQTVGNAALMAFGAFGLLLAAGCMHALKQCGKQPYNNWHKQ, encoded by the exons ATGGGAGTGGTTATTGACAATTCCGTTTGGGAACTGAATCCATCGATATTCATTTTCATCTTCGTTTGTTGCTTCTTCTCGATCTTTCTTTATCCTCATGCCTCTAACCTCAACAGAACCTCCACAATCTTCGATCATGGACTCTTTTCATCGTTTCTTCGTTTCCAACGGAACTTCCTCTTCGTTTATTCTCTCGCTTCAg TTGTGGAAGGTTTATGGTCAGTGCTCGGGGAGTTTGAGTTAGCTTCGTATGGATTTGGCAGGGAGAAGATGATCATGTCTCTCTGTTACGGTTATACAACTGCTCTCTTTGCTGCTCCTTTCCTCGGCATGCTTTCAGATTTGAT AGGTCACAAGAAAGTTTGTTTGATCTTTTGCATCCTACACTTCTTTGTTG GTGTATGGAAGAAGATTACACAGCAACCAAGCATTTTCATGACTAGCATATGTCTCTCTATGGCCAATACAATATTCTCATTCAGTTTTGAGGCTTGGATGGTCACACAACATGAGAAG CAAGGACACAGACTTGATTCACTTAATGACACATATTGGTTAATGACTTTCTTTGAGTCTGCATGTTTTATTGCCAGCCAAATGTTTGCAAATTGGCTGGTTGGTAATAATATGGAGAAAAATTTTGCTCCTTCCTCTGCAGTCATGTTCTTAGCAATCATATGCTTCATTTTTCTCACCAGAGGATGGACAGAAGCTCCAACAACAACATCTTTTAAGGAGTATAGTCTATCCTTCTATGCATGTATTTTTGGTG ATAAAAGGATATGGCTGTTGACATGGGCACAAACTTGCCTTCACTTCTCCATTGGGATTTTTTGGATACTTTGGGCACCTACGGTGGTG GCTGACGGCCGAGAAGTGCAATTAGGATTGATATTTACATGCTTTTTGGGCTCGCGGATGCTAGGAAGCACTGTGTTTCCTTGTCTTACTAGTGGACCATCATCGCTTAGAATTGAGGATTGCCTAGTATTTGCATACATCATACTGGCTCTTCTCTTGTCTATTGTAGCCTATGACTATCAG GAAATTGGAGTTCTGGTGACACTTTTTAGCTTGTTTCATGCTTGTGTTGGCTTCATTTTACCATCACTTGCTAGATTGAGGACCAT GTATGTACCTAATGAATTGCGTGGAGGGATGATGGGGCTCTCTCTTGCCCCTGCAAATGCTGCGATCCTGCTATCTGTGGTGCAA GGTGGCTATTATCAAACTGTCGGAAATGCAGCTTTAATGGCGTTTGGCGCATTTGGTTTGTTGTTAGCAGCTGGATGCATGCATGCCCTGAAGCAATGTGGGAAGCAACCGTATAACAACTGGCATAAGCAGTGA
- the LOC123906348 gene encoding molybdate-anion transporter isoform X1 has protein sequence MGVVIDNSVWELNPSIFIFIFVCCFFSIFLYPHASNLNRTSTIFDHGLFSSFLRFQRNFLFVYSLASVVEGLWSVLGEFELASYGFGREKMIMSLCYGYTTALFAAPFLGMLSDLIGHKKVCLIFCILHFFVGVWKKITQQPSIFMTSICLSMANTIFSFSFEAWMVTQHEKQGHRLDSLNDTYWLMTFFESACFIASQMFANWLVGNNMEKNFAPSSAVMFLAIICFIFLTRGWTEAPTTTSFKEYSLSFYACIFGDKRIWLLTWAQTCLHFSIGIFWILWAPTVVADGREVQLGLIFTCFLGSRMLGSTVFPCLTSGPSSLRIEDCLVFAYIILALLLSIVAYDYQEIGVLVTLFSLFHACVGFILPSLARLRTMYVPNELRGGMMGLSLAPANAAILLSVVQGGYYQTVGNAALMAFGAFGLLLAAGCMHALKQCGKQPYNNWHKQ, from the exons ATGGGAGTGGTTATTGACAATTCCGTTTGGGAACTGAATCCATCGATATTCATTTTCATCTTCGTTTGTTGCTTCTTCTCGATCTTTCTTTATCCTCATGCCTCTAACCTCAACAGAACCTCCACAATCTTCGATCATGGACTCTTTTCATCGTTTCTTCGTTTCCAACGGAACTTCCTCTTCGTTTATTCTCTCGCTTCAg TTGTGGAAGGTTTATGGTCAGTGCTCGGGGAGTTTGAGTTAGCTTCGTATGGATTTGGCAGGGAGAAGATGATCATGTCTCTCTGTTACGGTTATACAACTGCTCTCTTTGCTGCTCCTTTCCTCGGCATGCTTTCAGATTTGAT AGGTCACAAGAAAGTTTGTTTGATCTTTTGCATCCTACACTTCTTTGTTGGTGTATGGAAGAAGATTACACAGCAACCAAGCATTTTCATGACTAGCATATGTCTCTCTATGGCCAATACAATATTCTCATTCAGTTTTGAGGCTTGGATGGTCACACAACATGAGAAG CAAGGACACAGACTTGATTCACTTAATGACACATATTGGTTAATGACTTTCTTTGAGTCTGCATGTTTTATTGCCAGCCAAATGTTTGCAAATTGGCTGGTTGGTAATAATATGGAGAAAAATTTTGCTCCTTCCTCTGCAGTCATGTTCTTAGCAATCATATGCTTCATTTTTCTCACCAGAGGATGGACAGAAGCTCCAACAACAACATCTTTTAAGGAGTATAGTCTATCCTTCTATGCATGTATTTTTGGTG ATAAAAGGATATGGCTGTTGACATGGGCACAAACTTGCCTTCACTTCTCCATTGGGATTTTTTGGATACTTTGGGCACCTACGGTGGTG GCTGACGGCCGAGAAGTGCAATTAGGATTGATATTTACATGCTTTTTGGGCTCGCGGATGCTAGGAAGCACTGTGTTTCCTTGTCTTACTAGTGGACCATCATCGCTTAGAATTGAGGATTGCCTAGTATTTGCATACATCATACTGGCTCTTCTCTTGTCTATTGTAGCCTATGACTATCAG GAAATTGGAGTTCTGGTGACACTTTTTAGCTTGTTTCATGCTTGTGTTGGCTTCATTTTACCATCACTTGCTAGATTGAGGACCAT GTATGTACCTAATGAATTGCGTGGAGGGATGATGGGGCTCTCTCTTGCCCCTGCAAATGCTGCGATCCTGCTATCTGTGGTGCAA GGTGGCTATTATCAAACTGTCGGAAATGCAGCTTTAATGGCGTTTGGCGCATTTGGTTTGTTGTTAGCAGCTGGATGCATGCATGCCCTGAAGCAATGTGGGAAGCAACCGTATAACAACTGGCATAAGCAGTGA